TTACCTTTATGGGAGGTTTTGGCAAAAAGTTGGCATATATCTCTATTTTGCGTAGAAATGTTAGTTTGACTAATGCTCTGTTAATGTTAGGTTGGCATTCAAGTATGGAAGATAATTAATTTAGCTTAGCTGTAGAGTTGCATGCAGTTCATATACAATTCTTCAACAAATTAAAAGACCATGATGCAGGGGGCGGACTTTCAATCAATTATAACTTTAGTTATAACAGCGACATCTTATAAGttgtcatacatatatatacatacatacatatatatataaatacaaataagTTCAAATAGGTAAATTTCATACAAATCTTTCATATAAAAGTATATCTATTtagagttatactaatcatttgtatttatatatgtgtgtgcgtgtgtatgCATCGATCCACCGCCAAGATCATTATCACgctcttaattaatttgtttctttaaaTTGTGCGTTACaaccatataattatatatatatacacacctaGCTAGATAGCTATAGCTGGCTTTACGTGTTTAATTTCGTGGTTTTCATGGTTGACGTtatacatgatgatgatgagcagCATATATACATCCTTCCTGGCTAGCTAGTTAAAGGCACTTACGACTAATCTGGTTGGATTATTAAAAAGCTAGAGAATTTGCACTTCGACGAGGTCCTTGATTAACTTGTTGAAACTAATTTACATATAAGCTGTGGTTTTTCTCCATCCAAGAAAAATATTCACTTTTCTAGTTAATTGCAGCGACCCAATTAAAGATCAGTTGACCTAAATTCTGTATTTGTTACCAGTCACCATGCATGCATAACGTCTTGATAACACGTAccgcgtatatatatatatatagtagtacgaTGGACGCATAATATATAAACTTCATAATTTTAGTAACTTAATTATATTAACTCACAAGATGAAATCGTTAgacttttaattttcttaaaaaatcatttgtatTTCTCTAAGGTGGTTCACTTCATCTGAAATGATTCACTTTACCTATCaagtataaataattattcctaaataaataaagtggttaacctttactatttttttatggatGAAATAAGTAAGGGTCTCTAGTCTTGCTTATATAAAGGGActtatattttctattaaacTCACTCATAAAGTTTTAATGCAAAAGATTAGAAGTTTCTTTTCTACCGAAAATCTCTTGATTTTTAGTTCTCAAATCCAAACGGATCTTTTGCgtgggggggagggggaagATCCTATAAATCTCTTTActctttcaagattttttttttttttaatttacaaaaataagcaAGAAAAGGTGAAGTTGGATATTCTTTAAAATAGAGTCATTTTATCCGTGTTGAACTTTTGACACCAATACCACATTTGTCTCTGTCGACCACGATGAAAGTTGTACTTCTGCTATCCCTCATCCAGGAGtcaattttagttggaggatTAATTGAACCTCAACCAACAATGTACGTACCATATGGAGAATATATCCATTTGTAGGTCAAGTCGTTctgtaaaaatgaaaaattcttcttgCAAATAAGTTTGCATACTAAATTGTGCATTGATGCTAACACATAAGACATTCACTTAATGATATAGTGTGAATTGAAgatggaaatgatttttatgaaatagaagacattttcttctcttaattttatttttttaataaaaaaaagtcattgATACGCGATTTAATAtgccaaatttcttgtacctaGCGAGGCTCATTCAATCTCCGTCATTACGCACCATTTCCAACCTATATAGAGAAAGCAAAGTTCcatttgaaaagaataatgttGTTGTTGAACTTTGGCAGTGAAGAGTTCAAATGTATAACTATAAAACCATATTCATGAAATATCTGTTGCATGTTCtacttttaatttctttgattttatgagaaacaatatttaagataaaacatatatatatatatatgcacacacatatatatgttaaGGACTCGTTCCACGATCTACCAAAATCTACTGCCTCCAAATGAAGATGGTGGCCCGGTGTATCTGATACACCTCTGATACCTAATTCAGTGATATGTATTAAGAATGATCATCTCATCGGGTCTTATCTTCATATTCCTTTGATTTGATATTGATCCCGAGAAAGTTGGATTCATCCCAGCTTCCTAGGCAGTTATCCATTCCACCTCTTTTGGTGGTTACAAGATGGAGTCGTGTGGGTCCTACTATCAGTTGGGTTGGGCCCCTAGATTGGGCTCGCTTCTTATTAAGGGCTAAATGAATTCTTCTAGTTATTCCGTTAATTTCCTTTGCATGGACTTGAGGGAATTAAATTGTTGACAATACTACTCCACTTGTCAGTTGACCTACCTCTAACGTGGGCTATAATGgttaaatatgaataaacttgACGATCATTTAGTGGGTACCTGATTGACGCCCTTTCTGAGCGGTTATCTAGTAAacaatatacatatacatatatatacacaccgaCACACCGACGATCATATAGTGGGCATCTGGCCGATGCCTTTTCTGAGTGGGAGTCTAGTAAACATTATacatatacatttatatatatacaccgaCAATCATTTAGTTGGCACCTTACGAATGCCCTTTCTGAGCGGGAGTCTAATAaacaatatacatacatacatatatatatatatatatattatacacacCAAAAAGGCATAAAACAATGATGAGAAAATTAAATCCTCAAAACACCTACAAACAATTTCCACAACTCAATGAGTCGTTCGTTGAAATATGTGCTTCTGTGCATGAATACCACTATAGTACGACAGTAATGCAATAAGATTGTGGGTCCAACGCAATATGGTTTCGCCGACACGGACCACACAAATTAGAAGGGATGAACGGATTGGTATTCCAAGTATACACCACCATTCATGCTTTAGGCCCAAAAGCTGATCATGGTCTTCCTAACCTTGGGTCAAGGAGGTTACGAAGGTGTAGTTTGGGTTTAGAAGATGGTTCGGGATGTAGTGAATGTACGTGATTATATACTTTTACGTATTTCTACATGTCTTCGtgggtttttttaatattttttaatttagaaatattttaatcacataGAGAAttgataaaagtaaaattataaattattatatttgatatagtatattaaattgtaaaatagatctaatatatttatgaaatcatgtcaaatatttataaatttatttttatgaaatttatttggtTGAGCGGCTTTTGCTTCCACACATGCACTTTGGGTTATCACGGCGACTATAAAATGTCCAAATATGGAGATCAACTTTCATGTAAATGTGCAGTAATCGTCCCGATCGATGGAGCATGGAAAATTGAGAAGAGAGCCACAAAATGTTGCATTCAGAGAGTaagacactacaagaaaaatatgtaattgtgattaatttatagtaatgaaaagaatattaacaattaaaattggttgttaatattcttttttttgttataaattaaTTGTAATTACCTGTTTTTCTTATAATGAGATTCGAAATGGGAAACATGAAGAGCAGGGTTATatgtccatgcatgcatgcagttagGTCATGTGTGAGGCCATGAGATCGATGATAAGGTAAAAGGGAAGCCCGTACaataataattgtttttttaagtttaagatGGATTGAAAGTCTCAAAATTATTTGAAGCCGTAGAAATGGAATCAGTTGATGATGAATTATGTGAAATATAGGTGGGGATTAAAGGCTACACCTTTTTATCTTTTAGGCTGAATCAAAACACGTACGCATGGGACAAATTGCTACCAGACTTGAATCTAGCCATTATTAAAGCAAAACAGTGACTGGAATATTTAGGAAGATGAATAGAAGAGTCGAGCATTGAAATGACAGCGCTATTTGATAAGTTTATTTCAACTAATTCGTCACATCTTGGAACTTGATAACCATTGAGCAGTACcgcctatttttttatttagaaaaaatttagttataactggatattaatatgtatattaatttaatataattaattaaaaaataaattttattaaaattaatattaatttaaattttgaatataaattaattaatattaatacataaattaatacgagactttacttatacgtaacaaaactcttttagTTAAAaggttaaatattttaataaaaaattttagttgTAAGCATaactatgtattaatatatgcaCTAATCTAATATggttggttaaaaaataaattttatcaaaaataatattaatttaaattttaaatataaaaaaattaaaattaatttttaaattaatacgtGACTTTATTTGAAAGTAGTAAAactctattttaataaaaaattttagttgTAAGCATaactatgtattaatatatgtactaaTCTAATATggttggttaaaaaataaattttattaaaaataatattaatttaaattttaaatataaaaaaattaaaattaatatttaaattaatacgtgACTTTATTTGAAAGTAATAAAActctattttaatatataaaattgttcTAGtagtttttcttcaaataaattattctaTATGGAATAAATTATTCTATATGGTtgtaaaaaagattaaattattaGTCATTCTATTTGATAAGTTTATTTCAACTAATTCGTCAGCATCTTGGAACTTGATAACCATTGAGCAGTACCGCCTCATCTTTTTAGTTAAGGAAgggaaaaatttaattttaaatataattacatattaatatgtgtattaatttaatataattattaaaaattaaattttattataaataatattaatttaaattttaaatataaaaaaattaatatcaacaCGTAAATTAACACATGACTTAACATCTACATAACAAAACTAGAAAGGAACCGACTACTATGCCACTGAAGTATACCGCTGGACGTATCATtcacttgtttattttttttcttttttttttacatttttttaattattacttatttattaaataaaaaaatatatcaatatatttaaattttttttaatttttaaattaaacaaaaattagtcAAGATATACTGTAGCAATACAAATAGAACGGTGCAGTAACATTTTCCTTTAGTTAAAAGGgttgaatatttaatatataaaatttgttctaatagtttttcttcaaataaattattctaTGTGGTTGTGAAAACGATTAAAGTATTAGTCAGTCCATTGAAAATATGTCAGTAAATTATTAGAAGCATCACATCAGTACTAATCATCGTTAGGTACTTGTCTTTTAACAAGCCACGTGTACGTCCTCATTTTGCTTAACTTGATTTtaacataatataaaaataaaaaataaaaatggtaaaaaattacttataaagaATTTAAACAGAGGatataaaaagagtaataataatttattaaaataaatatataaaaaatcttaacattttttactcaaaaaaaaaaaaaaaaaggctgccTTCTGCCTCCTGCTGCTTGGTGGGGTGGTGTGATAGGAGCGACTTGCCTACCACCACCATCCAGGCTACCTCTGGGCGGCCCAAACTGGGCCCAGATTAAGCCGACACTGGTCAACCCGCTATATGCTACCTGTGTGCTCGTTGCAAGCCATTTACCGGCCCATCACGGAGTAGCTTGTGGTTGGTCCCCTATGGGCGGCTTGGTCTGGGCTGCCCAGAGGTTGCCTGGGTGAGAGGGAATCATTCCTCCTCTCTCCTAGGAgctaggagagagagaaaaaaaaatttaaattttgtttagatagtgaaagtTTTCAttacatttcatctcattattaaaattttttcaaattctcatataaaatataataagcaattcaacatttttaaatctgaaaataataataatattataataatattttattcaatatttaacttttatctaaaactatctcatctcatctcactatacAAATCGCaccataattaatataaatacaagtgttttagttttccttttatttttatgactaaaaaataatcttactttttatattcttttatgaACTTTTTAAACACGTGACACTGATGTGCTTCTAactatttagattttttatggAGGGACTTATTTGACTATTTCTTTATCACCACGAAAAATTATTCAATTGAAGATTGTCCAATAAGAATAAATGTGCCACATCTTACgttataatgataatatgatGTGTGAAATTTTGCATTGTAAAATATGCTATAAAGTAGAGCCTTATTTAGATTGAGCTTGGGTTATAACTAGGGTGGGAATTGTTGCCATACAACTGAAAATGTGATTACTTGCTAAGGGCCTAGTACAAGGTCTGAGGAGGCGTTGCCCTTGGGTGGGCTTGGACCAGCTGGGTTACCATTGAACTCTCTATATATCAACATGACCCATCAGCAGCTCTGAATGAATAGATTTCCCCTACAAGAAATACATATGCTTTGGGCCTTTGACGTAGTGGGTCCATTCGAGTACTGATCGAAAGGTTGTTCACGTGGGAGGCATCCCCGGCCTAACATTGATACAAGTAAATGCTTAAATTAATCACGATAGATAGGTAAGTTTTATTTTTGCAGTGATGCTGATTATATTGCAGATCTTTAGCTACGAATCCCACGGTATAATATGTGGAGGGAATATATAGTTTTTGCAGTGAACTTTTTGTGTGGCCATGGATAGGACTTAGAAATAGTAGTTAGAACTGGTCATCatctttttaattatcaaaaagaTAAATCGTTAATATTATGTTGAACGATATTAGCAGCTAATCCCATTTACTTCGAACGAActaataattgaaaaagaattgaCGCGCACTCACTCCCTTCGAAATCCCATATGCCATATACTACTAGTTAGGAGGAAATTTTAAAGGCACAACAGATTTAAGTTGGTCTGCTCTAAAGACAACATTCGATCACAACATGCGAATCAAGACAAGTTATGTTAGCTTAATGAAGCTAAGCAATATGCAATCTGCTGATGTAATAGAGCACTGCTCGTCAGTTTATTAAATCGAGTACTGATCGTTGGCCACCATCTCCGCAAGAGCTAGCTTCTACTGCTAACTAGCTGCTGCTGCTGGTGCCACTGCTGCAGCCATGAGACGATGACGCTGCCTTTGCTGAAGTACTAGCATTCCCAAGGCACAAGGCTTCTGCTAATGGTCCTCCAGGTGGCGAAGTACTCATCCATGAAAATGAGTTCATCCACTGGGATTTCAAGTGATCTCCCTCCTTTTCTCGTTCTGAACCCAGAGTTCCAAAAGCCATGTGGGCATTTTTTATTGCATTCCTAGTTTCATCGCCACCATAAACCGGTAGTAGTGTATGGGATGAAAGCTGAAGCTTCTCGTTTGAAAAAGAGCATTTGTTAATTTCATGGCCAATATTATCTCTCTCCGTTGTGCACCACGCATTATTGAACTGGCTCTTCTCTTGTGTGTGGCCGAGTTTAAGAGCTTCTTCCAAAGTGGCCAACTTGGGGCTAAAGGATAAGTTACAATATTGGTCATTTAGCCGCTCCTGATTTTGCAGTCCTTGACCATAAGCAACAGATGTATCACAGAAGGTGGTGTTGTCCTTGTTTAATCCAACTTTCGTCTGCATCATTTGCTGCCTATGGTACTCTCTGTTCGAGCCAGCCACGGAAACCATTTCGCCATTCATGAACCCCTCCAGGCACCTTCACGGGTCAGCAAACAAAAcgcatttatttataaaagacaAAAGCCAACGACCCATGTCACATAATTATTCATGGATGATATTGGATaagaacaataataaaaaaaaaaagaataatataatGAATAGGAAATAGTGACCATCGTTCCTAATGAATAATAGGAATAAACAAAGAATGATTAGGTCCAATTAGAcgaggagagaaagagagcatTTATGAAACCCTAACCTACCTACCAGGGTTGTTCACATGATGTAGCAGTGACCATCGTTCTAGGAGAAGATGGATACTTGTGATCATCTGTCCGGTTCAGAAAATGAGGCTTTTGATAAAGCGTGGAAGCGTCCTTGTTCTTGTCGTTGTCTTTATTCAATTGAGCTTGTAATTCCACAGGCTTTCTTGAACGCGGACGACTTTTGTGACAGTGTCGTTCGCAGTACTTTTGATCAGGCGTTACGTCTCTGGAGCACCGCCATTTCTTTCCATCGGTTCTCCTGCACCTCCATGGCTCTGGATCCGAGTTGTTTGAGCACCCCATTTCCAGAGAACCACCATTTACAACTGGACAGaaggaaa
This Carya illinoinensis cultivar Pawnee chromosome 11, C.illinoinensisPawnee_v1, whole genome shotgun sequence DNA region includes the following protein-coding sequences:
- the LOC122282668 gene encoding growth-regulating factor 8, which gives rise to MAGTRNGLEGSLEEATATGYDVGLGWSSTQTAHPLPGKKMVIGTHHDREPCHEALLSNIAGFSGEGGGGPMFCNTSNQAAFMSDTYDAAVVADVGSGARGAVVPKAPNHSNNTFSFSSSGGGLIAAAENVRVPYTAAQWQDLERKTMPYKYMMASVPVPPPLLLPIPRSPSNLAYSHSNIVNGGSLEMGCSNNSDPEPWRCRRTDGKKWRCSRDVTPDQKYCERHCHKSRPRSRKPVELQAQLNKDNDKNKDASTLYQKPHFLNRTDDHKYPSSPRTMVTATSCEQPWCLEGFMNGEMVSVAGSNREYHRQQMMQTKVGLNKDNTTFCDTSVAYGQGLQNQERLNDQYCNLSFSPKLATLEEALKLGHTQEKSQFNNAWCTTERDNIGHEINKCSFSNEKLQLSSHTLLPVYGGDETRNAIKNAHMAFGTLGSEREKEGDHLKSQWMNSFSWMSTSPPGGPLAEALCLGNASTSAKAASSSHGCSSGTSSSS